One Mya arenaria isolate MELC-2E11 chromosome 7, ASM2691426v1 genomic window carries:
- the LOC128241268 gene encoding uncharacterized protein LOC128241268, with the protein MAQNVSVEDVVRAMISHIDIKPKTSTNTELEEVVITQPRVTPRGLPPPGYPPMSTPMPGHHFSFNPQVSGFHPSMFAAQSPSLPKIPSFSGDIPTPKGEVQYMVWQYEVQCLIRVGDLSEVNILTVIRASQRGRAREIIAPLGERASLSVVMDKLDAVFSNASSKEDLLQQFFNSTQQPGESITTFACRLEIHLQIIMDKGDIPYAARNDILRHKV; encoded by the coding sequence ATGGCACAGAACGTTTCTGTGGAAGATGTTGTCCGGGCTATGATAAGCCATATTGACATCAAGCCCAAGACATCAACCAATACGGAGTTGGAGGAAGTTGTGATAACGCAGCCGCGAGTCACACCCCGAGGACTCCCGCCGCCAGGCTATCCACCAATGTCGACGCCTATGCCGGGTCATCATTTTAGTTTTAATCCTCAGGTTTCTGGATTTCACCCGTCGATGTTTGCAGCGCAAAGTCCATCATTACCCAAGATTCCGAGTTTTTCCGGAGATATCCCAACCCCTAAAGGTGAGGTACAATATATGGTATGGCAGTACGAGGTACAATGCTTGATACGGGTCGGTGATCTGTCAGAAGTCAACATTTTAACGGTAATTCGTGCGTCCCAACGGGGTAGGGCTCGGGAGATAATAGCACCATTAGGCGAACGCGCTAGTTTGTCCGTTGTAATGGATAAGTTAGATGCTGTGTTTTCTAATGCGTCGTCTAAGGAGGATCTCTTACAACAGTTTTTTAACTCAACGCAGCAACCCGGTGAGTCCATTACTACATTTGCCTGTAGGCTAGAGATTCATTTGCAGATTATCATGGACAAGGGTGACATCCCGTATGCTGCCAGGAACGACATTCTCAGGCATAAGGTCTAG